In Streptomyces asoensis, a single genomic region encodes these proteins:
- the glpK gene encoding glycerol kinase GlpK, translated as MTDAHTAGPFIAAIDQGTTSSRCIVFDRDGRIVSVDQKEHEQIFPKPGWVEHDANEIWTNVQEVVAGAIEKAGITRDDIKAIGITNQRETTLLWDKNTGQPVHNAIVWQDTRTDALCRELGRNVGQDRFRRETGLPLASYFAGPKARWLLDNVEGLRERAEAGDILFGTMDTWVIWNLTGGVDGGKHYTDVTNASRTMLMNLHTLEWDDKIAESIGVPLAMLPEIRSSAEIYGEVTGGRLGDLLGGIPVASALGDQQAALFGQTCFAEGEAKSTYGTGTFMLLNTGEKIINSYSGLLTTVGYRIGDQKPVYALEGSIAVTGSLVQWMRDQMGLISTAAEIETLALSVEDNGGAYFVPAFSGLFAPYWRSDARGVIAGLTRYVTKAHLARAVLEATAWQTREITDAMTKDSGVELAALKVDGGMTSNNLLMQTLSDFLDAPVVRPMVAETTCLGAAYAAGLAVGFWTSTDDLRANWRRAAEWTPRMDADTRDREYKSWLKAVERTMGWLEDEE; from the coding sequence GTGACCGACGCGCACACCGCCGGCCCCTTCATCGCCGCCATCGACCAGGGCACCACGTCCTCGCGCTGCATCGTCTTCGACCGGGACGGCCGCATCGTCTCCGTCGACCAGAAGGAGCACGAGCAGATCTTCCCGAAGCCGGGCTGGGTCGAGCACGACGCCAACGAGATCTGGACCAACGTCCAGGAAGTCGTCGCCGGAGCCATCGAGAAGGCCGGCATCACCCGCGACGACATCAAGGCCATCGGCATCACCAACCAGCGTGAGACCACGCTGCTGTGGGACAAGAACACCGGACAGCCCGTCCACAACGCCATCGTCTGGCAGGACACCCGCACCGACGCCCTCTGCCGCGAACTCGGCCGCAACGTCGGCCAGGACCGCTTCCGCCGCGAGACCGGCCTCCCGCTGGCCTCCTACTTCGCCGGCCCGAAGGCGCGCTGGCTGCTCGACAACGTCGAGGGCCTGCGCGAGCGCGCCGAGGCGGGCGACATCCTCTTCGGCACCATGGACACCTGGGTCATCTGGAACCTGACCGGTGGTGTCGACGGCGGCAAGCACTACACCGACGTCACCAACGCCTCCCGCACCATGCTGATGAACCTGCACACGCTGGAGTGGGACGACAAGATCGCCGAGTCCATCGGCGTCCCGCTGGCGATGCTGCCCGAGATCCGCTCCTCCGCCGAGATCTACGGCGAGGTCACCGGCGGACGCCTCGGCGACCTGCTCGGCGGCATCCCCGTCGCCTCCGCACTCGGCGACCAGCAGGCGGCCCTGTTCGGCCAGACCTGCTTCGCGGAGGGCGAGGCCAAGTCGACGTACGGCACCGGCACCTTCATGCTGCTGAACACCGGCGAGAAGATCATCAACTCGTACTCCGGCCTGCTGACCACCGTCGGCTACCGCATCGGTGACCAGAAGCCGGTCTACGCCCTCGAGGGCTCCATCGCCGTCACCGGTTCGCTGGTGCAGTGGATGCGCGACCAGATGGGCCTGATCTCCACCGCCGCCGAGATCGAGACGCTCGCGCTCTCGGTCGAGGACAACGGCGGCGCCTACTTCGTGCCGGCCTTCTCCGGTCTGTTCGCCCCGTACTGGCGCTCCGACGCCCGCGGTGTGATCGCCGGCCTCACCCGGTACGTCACCAAGGCGCACCTCGCGCGCGCCGTCCTGGAGGCCACGGCCTGGCAGACCCGTGAGATCACCGACGCCATGACGAAGGACTCCGGCGTCGAGCTCGCGGCCCTCAAGGTCGACGGCGGCATGACCTCCAACAACCTGCTGATGCAGACCCTCTCGGACTTCCTGGACGCCCCCGTGGTGCGCCCGATGGTCGCCGAGACGACCTGCCTCGGCGCCGCCTACGCCGCCGGTCTCGCCGTCGGCTTCTGGACCAGCACCGACGACCTGCGCGCCAACTGGCGCCGGGCCGCCGAGTGGACCCCCCGCATGGACGCGGACACCCGCGACCGTGAGTACAAGAGCTGGCTCAAGGCCGTCGAGCGGACCATGGGCTGGCTCGAGGACGAGGAGTAA
- a CDS encoding MIP/aquaporin family protein — protein sequence MSSSDIFIGETIGTAILILLGGGVCAAVTLKASKARNAGWLAITFGWGFAVLTAVYTSAPLSGAHLNPAVTLALAIKDDDWSNVPVYWAGQLLGAAIGAALVWVAYYGQFHAHLTDKEIVGEPATQATAAKSVEAREKAAGPVLGVFSTGPEIRVVWQNLATEIIGTVVLVLAVLTQGLNDKGNGLGTLGALITALVVVSIGLSLGGPTGYAINPARDLGPRIVHALLPLPNKGGSDWSYAWIPVVGPLIGGAIAAGIYNVAFA from the coding sequence GTGTCCAGCTCCGACATCTTCATCGGCGAGACCATCGGTACCGCCATACTCATCCTGCTCGGCGGTGGCGTGTGCGCCGCCGTCACGCTGAAGGCCTCCAAGGCCCGCAACGCCGGCTGGCTCGCCATCACCTTCGGGTGGGGTTTCGCCGTTCTGACGGCCGTCTACACCTCGGCGCCCCTTTCCGGCGCCCACCTCAACCCGGCGGTCACCCTCGCACTCGCGATCAAGGACGACGACTGGAGCAACGTTCCGGTCTACTGGGCCGGGCAGCTGCTCGGTGCCGCCATCGGCGCCGCCCTGGTCTGGGTCGCCTACTACGGCCAGTTCCACGCGCACCTCACCGACAAGGAGATAGTCGGCGAGCCGGCGACGCAGGCCACGGCCGCCAAGTCGGTCGAGGCGCGCGAGAAGGCCGCGGGACCGGTCCTCGGCGTCTTCTCCACCGGCCCGGAGATCCGGGTCGTCTGGCAGAACCTCGCCACGGAGATCATCGGCACCGTCGTGCTGGTCCTCGCCGTCCTCACGCAGGGCCTGAACGACAAGGGCAACGGCCTCGGCACCCTCGGCGCGCTCATCACCGCGCTCGTGGTGGTCTCCATCGGTCTGTCGCTCGGCGGCCCCACCGGCTACGCCATCAACCCGGCCCGTGACCTCGGTCCGCGTATCGTGCACGCCCTCCTGCCCCTGCCCAACAAGGGCGGCTCCGACTGGAGCTACGCCTGGATCCCGGTGGTCGGTCCGCTGATCGGCGGCGCGATCGCTGCGGGTATCTACAACGTCGCTTTTGCTTGA